The following coding sequences are from one Culicoidibacter larvae window:
- a CDS encoding FUSC family protein yields MFWEKVRAEFQWDSRNIIFIAVLLLIPISLIMVQEQRLALLSIISLIPAAIAGVAPKRKKRVSIVLVGLFMGISILIGAIIKFYMTEIGAAVFIFLLAFAAALIAAKRNSPIVMTFIVPVIGIGLSMTTIESALAFMIVIAINAVFAFGVSLIFPEREVVAQQPQAIMLTEKDAKLYGIALGAAMAVSTMLSFFWDHSGWIVGSTGLVMRPYFNKQVSRSLWRAGSIIIGMVIISVAYYYIPEITRTGIFAMIAILLLAGFHKSTAYITPFFVTFMTFSFLLYPGSNDKLIAQYLLERIVWVLLGIVIAFIFGQIFMLVRKIRDKKTVV; encoded by the coding sequence ATGTTTTGGGAAAAAGTAAGGGCTGAGTTTCAATGGGACAGCCGAAATATAATATTTATTGCTGTTTTATTGTTGATTCCGATAAGTCTGATTATGGTTCAGGAGCAGCGATTGGCGCTTTTATCAATTATTAGTTTAATTCCGGCAGCAATTGCTGGGGTCGCACCGAAACGGAAAAAGCGAGTTTCAATTGTTCTTGTTGGTTTGTTCATGGGAATCAGTATACTGATAGGCGCTATAATAAAATTTTATATGACTGAAATTGGTGCTGCCGTTTTCATTTTCTTACTGGCCTTTGCAGCGGCTTTAATTGCGGCTAAACGAAATAGTCCTATCGTTATGACTTTTATTGTTCCAGTGATTGGTATTGGTTTAAGTATGACAACTATTGAATCTGCGTTGGCATTTATGATAGTTATAGCAATAAATGCTGTTTTTGCTTTTGGTGTTTCACTTATATTTCCTGAACGTGAGGTTGTGGCTCAGCAACCTCAGGCGATAATGCTGACTGAAAAAGATGCTAAGCTTTATGGTATTGCTTTAGGGGCGGCAATGGCAGTTTCGACAATGCTGAGTTTTTTCTGGGATCATTCGGGATGGATTGTTGGGTCAACCGGATTAGTAATGCGACCGTATTTTAATAAACAGGTCAGCCGTTCATTGTGGCGGGCCGGTTCAATTATTATTGGCATGGTGATTATTTCGGTGGCTTATTACTATATTCCGGAGATAACCCGAACAGGTATTTTTGCTATGATAGCAATTTTATTGCTTGCCGGCTTTCATAAAAGCACAGCTTACATTACACCGTTCTTCGTTACTTTTATGACCTTTTCATTCTTGTTGTACCCTGGTAGCAACGATAAGTTGATTGCTCAGTATTTATTAGAAAGAATCGTCTGGGTATTGCTCGGTATTGTTATTGCTTTTATCTTTGGGCAAATATTTATGTTAGTTAGAAAAATAAGAGATAAAAAGACCGTTGTTTAG
- a CDS encoding methyltransferase family protein, with protein sequence MTINGFVLLIPLLLIRFVLPRFFDKAALLRAALYPPFPKDKQYFLYLYQIATVLLVIVPLFLSVDFSSSFVYVGGFVYFLGIVILVISTINFSHPDEQRLNTNGLYRFSRNPMYVGYFLYFMGCVLLTGSIVLLVALFVFQLSCHWLILAEEQWCIAQFGEQYRQYMKKVRRYF encoded by the coding sequence ATGACAATTAATGGCTTTGTTTTACTGATTCCGCTCTTGCTGATTCGGTTTGTTTTGCCGCGTTTTTTTGATAAAGCGGCGCTCTTACGAGCGGCACTTTATCCGCCTTTCCCCAAGGATAAGCAATACTTCTTATATTTATATCAGATTGCAACCGTGTTGTTGGTTATCGTTCCGCTTTTTTTGAGTGTTGATTTTAGCTCGAGTTTTGTTTATGTCGGCGGCTTCGTGTATTTTTTAGGGATTGTTATTTTAGTGATATCGACAATTAATTTTTCTCATCCAGATGAGCAACGTTTAAATACCAATGGTTTATATCGGTTTTCCCGTAATCCGATGTATGTGGGTTATTTCCTTTACTTTATGGGTTGTGTGTTATTAACCGGGTCGATAGTTTTGTTAGTGGCTTTATTTGTGTTTCAGCTTTCTTGTCACTGGCTGATTTTGGCAGAAGAGCAGTGGTGTATTGCACAGTTTGGTGAGCAATATCGGCAGTATATGAAAAAAGTACGCCGCTATTTTTAA
- a CDS encoding GNAT family N-acetyltransferase — protein MEVKFEKPVAQDYIWLRIDSGMGEKKLDKVEVALANTMFCVCLYEDSKLIGFGRIVGDGAITLVVSDIMVAKDYQGQGLGKVIMQHIDDYLRSHFDNDAFVSLLATVPADQLYAQFGFYNSPDSIGMKRVKEYDN, from the coding sequence ATGGAAGTAAAGTTTGAGAAACCGGTAGCGCAAGATTATATTTGGTTACGTATTGATAGTGGTATGGGTGAGAAGAAACTTGATAAGGTAGAGGTTGCTTTAGCGAATACGATGTTTTGTGTTTGTTTGTATGAAGATAGTAAACTTATTGGTTTTGGCCGTATTGTTGGTGATGGTGCGATTACTTTAGTTGTTTCTGATATTATGGTGGCTAAGGATTATCAAGGGCAGGGTCTGGGTAAAGTTATTATGCAGCATATTGATGATTATTTGCGGAGTCATTTTGATAATGATGCTTTTGTTAGCTTGTTGGCAACAGTTCCGGCGGATCAATTATATGCACAGTTTGGCTTTTATAATTCACCGGATTCAATTGGTATGAAGCGAGTCAAAGAATATGACAATTAA
- a CDS encoding sugar O-acetyltransferase, giving the protein MTEKEKMLAGLAYDSRDPELLGRYYQARAILRTFNGSDIAEEKTKAMDELFADVGADVWIESPFFCDYGDNITIGANTFINYNCIFIDDNLITIGANCLLGPHVQLYTAEHPLHAGERIIGEDGGKTRYITTTKPIVIGDNVWIGGNVVVLPGITIGNNVTIGAGAVVTKSIADNCVAVGNPARVVKSL; this is encoded by the coding sequence ATGACTGAAAAGGAAAAGATGTTAGCCGGTTTGGCGTATGATTCACGTGATCCGGAGTTGCTTGGGCGCTATTATCAAGCAAGAGCCATATTGAGAACATTTAATGGTAGTGATATTGCTGAGGAAAAGACAAAAGCTATGGACGAATTGTTTGCCGATGTTGGTGCTGATGTTTGGATTGAGTCACCATTTTTCTGTGATTATGGCGATAATATAACTATAGGCGCCAATACATTTATTAATTATAATTGTATTTTTATTGATGATAATTTAATTACAATTGGAGCAAATTGCTTGTTAGGACCACATGTTCAACTATATACTGCTGAACATCCGCTTCATGCTGGCGAGCGAATTATAGGTGAGGATGGAGGAAAAACGCGGTATATTACAACAACGAAACCGATTGTAATAGGTGATAATGTGTGGATTGGCGGCAATGTTGTCGTTTTACCAGGGATTACTATTGGTAATAATGTAACGATTGGTGCTGGTGCAGTGGTCACAAAGTCTATTGCAGATAATTGTGTTGCTGTTGGTAATCCGGCAAGAGTGGTTAAGTCTTTGTAG
- a CDS encoding threonine ammonia-lyase, producing the protein MEKFTYQDVKEAYDRIHPYLPTTPLIESYYLGNEQQRYFFKLESLQKVKSFKVRGALNKMLTLTDEEKAKGVATISSGNHGSSVSYAASLLGIEKAVVIVPTTTPKSKVDKIKYFGASVVQLGKNYDEAHALGHEYIKDKDMVFIDSYYDDPKIYAGQGTMAIEILDQNPEIDTIVVPIGGGGMITGIAVAAKAINPDIRIIGVQTEACPAMVKSYEDNVFYDAYPNEESYCDSLVGGVGILSYTMLKDYVSDIIVVPEASIAKAVAFMITEEKFVAEAGSCTTIAAVQDFRERVGGKNIALIISGGNIDGDVIREILAKY; encoded by the coding sequence ATGGAAAAATTTACTTATCAAGACGTAAAAGAGGCTTATGATAGAATTCATCCATATTTACCGACAACACCTTTGATTGAATCTTATTATTTAGGTAATGAACAGCAGAGATATTTTTTTAAACTGGAATCTTTGCAAAAAGTAAAGAGTTTTAAAGTACGCGGGGCACTCAATAAAATGTTAACTCTCACTGATGAAGAAAAGGCAAAAGGTGTTGCTACTATTTCATCAGGAAATCATGGTAGCTCGGTGAGCTATGCGGCATCGCTGTTGGGCATCGAAAAAGCAGTAGTTATTGTCCCGACTACAACACCTAAGAGTAAAGTGGACAAGATAAAATATTTTGGTGCCAGCGTTGTGCAACTCGGAAAAAACTATGATGAAGCCCATGCTCTTGGGCATGAGTATATTAAAGATAAAGACATGGTGTTTATTGATTCTTACTATGATGATCCTAAGATTTATGCCGGTCAGGGCACGATGGCAATTGAGATTTTGGATCAAAATCCGGAAATTGATACCATTGTCGTGCCAATCGGCGGTGGCGGGATGATTACTGGTATTGCCGTTGCGGCAAAAGCGATTAATCCTGACATTAGAATTATTGGTGTGCAGACTGAGGCATGCCCGGCGATGGTGAAGTCGTATGAAGATAATGTTTTTTATGATGCCTATCCGAATGAAGAAAGCTATTGTGATTCATTAGTTGGTGGCGTAGGGATATTGAGTTATACGATGCTTAAAGACTATGTTAGTGATATTATCGTTGTTCCAGAAGCATCAATAGCTAAAGCTGTAGCATTTATGATTACTGAGGAAAAATTTGTGGCTGAAGCCGGCAGTTGCACGACGATTGCAGCAGTCCAGGATTTCCGTGAACGTGTTGGCGGGAAAAATATTGCCCTGATTATTTCCGGTGGCAATATAGATGGCGATGTTATTAGGGAAATTCTGGCTAAATATTAG
- a CDS encoding ornithine cyclodeaminase family protein: MEFTFLNEETLAATLKMTAVVETIEKVYVAKSQNHSVVWDTIFYDFVPGKADMDIKSGLLESEQIFGHKTVTWFGDNAKLGLPTLTGLICVFDATTGFPVGITTAAYITGMRTGAAAAIGAKYLAEPSVASALIIGAGNQLRFQVAALLTAFPDLTNVAIYDKDRDKVIEAIADLPRQCEIMGVSCATRTFEVVTNLEAAVKANKLIITITPSKEPIIKAEWVSPGTHFSCMGADMSGKQEIDAEIFADALIYTDDLHHAAEVGEMETALKQDIIKLDDVAGEIGELITGAKKPRVKAKVTIFDATGMAIMDLATAKLAIETAKDSDVVTLQI, translated from the coding sequence ATGGAGTTCACATTTTTAAATGAAGAAACATTGGCAGCAACTTTGAAAATGACCGCTGTTGTTGAAACGATTGAAAAAGTATATGTTGCCAAAAGTCAAAATCATTCGGTAGTATGGGATACTATTTTTTATGATTTTGTTCCTGGAAAAGCAGATATGGATATTAAGTCAGGTCTTTTAGAAAGTGAGCAGATTTTTGGTCATAAAACCGTGACTTGGTTTGGTGATAATGCCAAGCTGGGGTTACCAACCTTAACCGGTTTAATATGTGTGTTTGATGCTACGACCGGGTTTCCGGTTGGGATTACCACTGCTGCATACATTACCGGGATGCGAACTGGTGCGGCAGCGGCAATCGGTGCTAAGTATCTTGCAGAGCCGAGCGTTGCCAGTGCCTTGATTATTGGCGCCGGAAATCAGTTGCGGTTTCAGGTTGCTGCTTTGTTAACGGCTTTCCCGGATTTAACAAATGTTGCGATATATGATAAAGATCGGGATAAAGTTATTGAAGCAATAGCTGATCTACCACGGCAGTGTGAGATAATGGGAGTCAGCTGTGCGACGAGAACATTTGAAGTGGTCACTAATCTTGAAGCAGCAGTCAAAGCAAATAAGTTAATTATCACGATTACCCCTTCGAAAGAACCAATAATTAAAGCAGAATGGGTAAGTCCGGGTACTCACTTTTCATGTATGGGCGCGGATATGAGCGGGAAACAGGAAATTGATGCTGAGATTTTTGCAGATGCCCTTATTTATACTGATGATTTACATCATGCTGCTGAGGTTGGCGAAATGGAAACGGCACTAAAGCAAGATATAATAAAACTTGATGATGTTGCCGGAGAAATTGGTGAGCTAATCACCGGAGCTAAAAAGCCGAGAGTCAAAGCGAAAGTGACAATTTTTGATGCGACCGGAATGGCAATTATGGACTTGGCAACAGCAAAGCTTGCCATTGAAACTGCTAAAGACAGCGATGTTGTTACACTGCAAATTTAA
- a CDS encoding MarR family winged helix-turn-helix transcriptional regulator, with protein sequence MSEILREIGVVARALAGISNVEFKEIHLNKGQYLYLSRIYENPGIINDTLSELIRVERSAVAKSVKKLVEDGLVTKEVDTANKKIRKLFVTEKGKVVYDYLQREEKHSEANALAGLSQEEVGSLLCLLNKVSENVTKDWEYVMKGNKRTY encoded by the coding sequence ATGTCGGAGATTCTTAGGGAAATTGGTGTTGTTGCCCGGGCGCTGGCAGGAATAAGCAATGTTGAGTTTAAGGAGATTCATTTGAATAAGGGGCAATATTTGTATTTGAGCAGAATTTATGAAAATCCTGGTATTATCAATGATACGCTTTCAGAGTTAATTCGGGTGGAGCGTTCTGCAGTTGCTAAGTCAGTGAAAAAGTTAGTTGAGGATGGTCTGGTAACAAAAGAAGTGGATACCGCTAATAAGAAAATCCGAAAGTTGTTTGTTACTGAGAAGGGTAAGGTGGTGTATGATTATTTGCAGCGTGAAGAAAAGCATTCAGAGGCAAATGCTTTAGCTGGATTATCTCAGGAAGAGGTTGGGTCATTACTTTGTTTACTGAATAAGGTAAGCGAGAATGTAACTAAGGATTGGGAATATGTTATGAAAGGTAACAAAAGAACTTATTGA
- a CDS encoding GNAT family N-acetyltransferase produces MIEYKQLDSEHMTTTLFSNFIRHQQVEAAWRKVEGRWQVMPVVFVDDWNSNDYRVLVEHLKNTLLTGGMVYGAFADGVLKGFASIEANPLGSKREYRDLTSLHVSEDMRGYGVGRRLFAMAAAWAKVQGAAKLYISAHSAVETQAFYKAMGCVEAAEYNRQHVEAEPFDCQLEYVIEEG; encoded by the coding sequence GTGATTGAGTATAAGCAATTGGATAGCGAACATATGACTACAACATTATTTTCTAACTTTATCCGCCATCAGCAGGTAGAAGCAGCGTGGCGCAAAGTTGAGGGCAGGTGGCAGGTTATGCCGGTTGTGTTTGTTGATGACTGGAATTCGAATGATTATCGGGTGTTGGTTGAACATCTGAAAAATACGTTGCTGACCGGAGGTATGGTTTACGGTGCTTTTGCTGATGGCGTGCTTAAGGGGTTTGCTTCGATAGAGGCAAACCCCTTGGGATCAAAGCGCGAGTATCGCGATTTGACTAGTCTGCATGTCTCCGAAGATATGCGCGGTTATGGAGTCGGCCGCCGGCTGTTTGCTATGGCGGCGGCATGGGCGAAGGTGCAGGGCGCTGCAAAGTTGTATATTTCGGCTCATTCTGCGGTTGAGACCCAGGCGTTCTATAAAGCGATGGGTTGTGTTGAAGCAGCAGAATACAATCGCCAGCATGTTGAGGCCGAGCCTTTTGATTGTCAGTTGGAATATGTTATTGAGGAAGGATAA
- the rpmF gene encoding 50S ribosomal protein L32, protein MAVPFRRTSKAVKRKRRTHFKLAVPGMTTCPNCGEMKLSHRACRACGYYKGRAVVTVAE, encoded by the coding sequence ATGGCAGTACCATTTAGAAGAACCTCGAAAGCAGTAAAAAGAAAACGTCGTACGCACTTCAAATTAGCAGTGCCAGGAATGACAACTTGCCCAAACTGTGGTGAAATGAAACTTTCACACCGTGCTTGCCGTGCTTGTGGTTATTATAAAGGACGTGCAGTAGTTACTGTTGCGGAATAA
- a CDS encoding YceD family protein, with protein MLKWTINQIRKAPQPFVFSEEIRLDELLVLRNDIEGLSPIQVDGTISIRGEDQFSIKMIITGRADLLAANNLEIVPFPFTIEVKANASSLYNDQDEDVVVISEHEIDLQEFVYGLVDVELPTHITSSEKSNIPQEGAHWKISDEAPKKDSPFAQLRQLIEDDEKKK; from the coding sequence ATGTTGAAATGGACAATAAATCAGATTCGCAAGGCACCTCAGCCCTTTGTATTCAGTGAAGAAATTCGTTTGGATGAGCTGTTGGTATTGCGGAATGATATTGAAGGACTTAGTCCAATTCAGGTTGACGGAACGATTAGTATTCGTGGTGAAGATCAATTTAGTATTAAAATGATAATTACCGGACGAGCTGATTTACTGGCAGCCAACAATTTAGAGATTGTACCATTTCCGTTCACGATTGAAGTGAAAGCAAATGCATCAAGTTTATACAATGATCAAGATGAAGATGTGGTGGTTATTTCTGAACATGAGATTGACTTGCAAGAATTTGTATACGGTCTTGTCGATGTTGAGTTACCAACCCATATAACAAGTAGCGAAAAGAGTAACATACCACAAGAAGGCGCGCATTGGAAAATTTCTGATGAGGCCCCGAAAAAGGATTCGCCTTTCGCACAATTACGTCAGCTCATTGAAGATGACGAGAAGAAAAAGTAG
- a CDS encoding tRNA(Met) cytidine acetate ligase: MEAIGIIVEYNPFHNGHMHHLQQAKTQFPDATIIAVMSGHFLQRGIPAILNKWQRAELAIIHSIDIVIELPYASSVQRADIFARNAVQLLAAMNIKALVFGSESADVETLTQLTSQPTEANDILGYYYIQAIQALGNKIQAMAIPRLESQYNQETLGETTIASATAIRQALNDGRTISNYVPAATAKLLTSGNYPASEAYYNFIRHRILVNPDDLKDIALVAEGIENRLYDAALEAQDYNAWLNLVATTRYRKNHLNRLATHILTGTTWQQLDTAANNLDYLRVLGLSSRGQNYLRHNREHFPLPVITSLSRQTSLNAELELRATTAYALLFQHHNITALLEREYNKKPILGGIIHD; the protein is encoded by the coding sequence ATGGAAGCAATCGGTATTATTGTTGAATATAATCCTTTCCATAATGGACACATGCATCATTTGCAACAAGCTAAAACCCAATTTCCTGATGCAACCATTATCGCAGTAATGAGCGGACATTTTTTGCAGCGCGGTATTCCGGCAATACTCAATAAATGGCAACGCGCCGAACTGGCGATCATTCATAGCATTGATATTGTCATTGAATTGCCCTATGCAAGTAGCGTCCAGCGAGCTGATATATTTGCCCGCAACGCGGTACAATTGTTGGCAGCGATGAACATTAAAGCATTGGTCTTTGGGAGTGAAAGCGCTGATGTTGAGACGCTCACCCAGCTCACCTCTCAACCAACCGAGGCCAATGATATCCTGGGTTACTATTACATCCAGGCAATACAAGCCCTCGGCAACAAAATCCAAGCAATGGCCATCCCGCGGCTTGAAAGTCAATACAACCAAGAAACCCTTGGCGAAACGACTATTGCCAGCGCAACTGCAATACGCCAAGCACTCAACGATGGTCGCACCATCAGCAACTACGTGCCGGCAGCGACCGCAAAATTGCTGACCAGCGGTAACTATCCTGCCAGCGAAGCTTACTATAACTTTATCCGTCATCGAATTCTGGTGAATCCCGATGACCTAAAAGATATTGCTCTTGTCGCTGAAGGCATCGAAAACCGGCTTTATGACGCCGCGCTTGAAGCGCAGGACTATAACGCCTGGCTCAATCTTGTGGCCACAACCAGATACCGCAAAAATCATCTCAACCGGCTGGCAACCCATATTCTGACCGGAACAACCTGGCAGCAACTTGATACTGCCGCAAATAATCTCGATTATTTGCGTGTATTGGGACTAAGCAGCCGCGGCCAAAACTATTTGCGGCATAACCGTGAACACTTTCCATTACCGGTAATTACCAGCCTCTCACGGCAAACATCACTGAATGCCGAACTCGAATTGCGGGCAACAACTGCCTACGCACTCTTGTTCCAACACCATAATATCACCGCTCTTTTAGAGCGTGAATATAATAAAAAACCAATTTTAGGAGGAATAATTCATGACTAA
- a CDS encoding P-loop NTPase has protein sequence MTKAEVIQVIGAINDPSTQKPLSESGTISELIVSDDNKIHITFGFERAQNQQFVAFQRELIRVLKNDLKFDGVKIDYKEPDEKVMPDGRFIAVASGKGGVGKSTTTIELAYAFARAGKKVAIIDADVYGSSVAQIMGITKNPPQAINRKILPFIKDGIQVMGCDLLLAGNDPVLWRGPMLGKMIQQFFTDVAWDRDIDVFLLDMPPGTGDVALDVQMMIPQCEMLIVTTPQKDAAYIANKAGLAALNLGHQIIGAVENMSYLTCAHCGERTYLFGQDGGQAVADQLQTELLAQVPMKTANNKEEIDATFDEIVKKISF, from the coding sequence ATGACTAAAGCAGAAGTCATTCAAGTCATTGGTGCAATCAATGATCCATCAACCCAGAAACCATTGAGCGAAAGCGGTACAATCAGCGAATTGATTGTCAGTGACGATAATAAAATTCATATTACTTTCGGTTTTGAGCGTGCTCAAAACCAACAGTTTGTTGCATTTCAACGTGAGCTGATTCGTGTATTGAAAAACGATCTAAAATTCGATGGCGTTAAAATTGATTATAAAGAGCCTGACGAAAAAGTAATGCCTGACGGTCGCTTTATTGCGGTTGCTTCGGGCAAAGGCGGCGTTGGTAAATCAACGACGACTATTGAACTTGCTTATGCTTTTGCCCGCGCCGGCAAAAAAGTTGCTATTATTGATGCTGACGTATACGGTTCAAGTGTTGCCCAAATTATGGGTATTACTAAAAACCCGCCGCAAGCAATCAACCGTAAAATTTTACCATTTATCAAAGATGGTATCCAAGTTATGGGTTGTGACCTGTTGCTTGCCGGAAATGATCCGGTTTTATGGCGTGGACCTATGCTCGGTAAAATGATTCAACAATTCTTTACTGACGTTGCTTGGGATCGTGACATTGATGTGTTCTTATTAGATATGCCACCGGGAACTGGTGACGTAGCTCTTGATGTACAGATGATGATTCCGCAATGCGAGATGTTAATTGTTACAACGCCACAAAAAGATGCGGCTTATATTGCTAATAAAGCCGGACTTGCAGCTTTAAACCTTGGCCACCAAATTATTGGTGCCGTTGAAAATATGTCATACCTGACATGTGCGCACTGTGGTGAACGCACTTACCTCTTTGGTCAAGACGGCGGTCAGGCAGTTGCTGATCAGCTGCAAACTGAATTATTGGCTCAAGTACCAATGAAAACCGCTAATAACAAAGAAGAAATTGATGCGACTTTCGATGAAATCGTAAAGAAAATTTCATTCTAG
- a CDS encoding tetratricopeptide repeat protein → MLKNTKRLLVICCSLLLLGGILAGCTNVEEQKAEQIREKESAAQTFYDNKQYAEAVALYDQIVAIDDQHADAYVKRALSYIAMGNIEKAQLDLKRAEPLMQTPTGAYYQASGLTYRANKQFDQALESFDKALAIGESSTLFAQRAWVNYDLHQIDAAQNDLISALALDAGNANIFWLKAQLAADSGDYQDAIDNANRALKLDKSLADAQAIKGYAMYKLASVDAGSSTNNIDTEYKKELDAALKTEKTATVYNYIGMVALEVGDYQTAYDNFTKAIELDNRNAKVQNSSAMALHKLGKNEEALVDANTAITLDPEVAEYYYNRAQILDALNLKSAATRDYNKAVELDKKYADMIPKE, encoded by the coding sequence ATGCTTAAGAACACAAAACGCCTTTTAGTAATATGCTGTTCATTATTGTTGCTCGGCGGCATTTTAGCCGGTTGTACCAACGTTGAAGAACAAAAGGCAGAACAAATACGAGAAAAAGAGAGTGCAGCGCAAACGTTTTATGATAATAAACAATATGCTGAAGCGGTTGCTCTTTACGACCAAATTGTTGCTATTGATGACCAACATGCAGACGCTTATGTAAAACGAGCGTTGTCTTACATTGCTATGGGTAACATTGAAAAAGCACAGTTGGATTTAAAACGTGCTGAACCACTTATGCAAACACCAACCGGGGCCTATTATCAAGCTTCAGGACTTACTTATCGTGCTAACAAGCAATTTGATCAAGCACTTGAGTCATTTGATAAGGCACTGGCGATTGGTGAATCATCGACCTTATTTGCTCAACGAGCATGGGTCAACTATGATTTGCATCAAATAGATGCGGCGCAAAATGATTTGATTTCAGCATTGGCATTGGATGCCGGTAATGCCAACATTTTTTGGCTGAAAGCACAGCTTGCAGCTGATAGCGGCGACTACCAAGACGCTATTGATAATGCTAATCGAGCATTAAAACTGGATAAAAGTTTGGCCGATGCCCAAGCAATTAAAGGTTACGCAATGTACAAGTTAGCAAGCGTTGATGCTGGCAGCAGCACTAACAATATTGATACAGAATATAAAAAAGAACTAGATGCGGCACTAAAAACCGAAAAAACTGCGACTGTTTATAATTACATTGGCATGGTTGCTCTTGAAGTAGGTGATTATCAAACCGCTTATGATAATTTTACTAAAGCGATTGAGCTTGATAACCGTAATGCCAAAGTACAAAACAGTAGTGCGATGGCACTTCACAAACTCGGTAAAAACGAAGAAGCTTTGGTTGATGCCAACACTGCCATCACCTTGGATCCGGAAGTTGCTGAGTATTACTATAACCGGGCACAAATATTAGATGCACTCAACTTAAAATCAGCAGCAACTCGCGATTATAATAAAGCAGTTGAACTGGACAAAAAGTACGCCGATATGATTCCTAAGGAATAA
- a CDS encoding MarR family winged helix-turn-helix transcriptional regulator: MIHDFTETIAAFYRLYNKRNPDYPIKSSEMGMLIYFYNNIGATALDASKYFKITKPSVTTAIQSLEKQHLLVREQDINDKRSYKIFLSDKGHTLVEEMIESFNSYATLLYTKLGDEKAALLSSLLKEATTILETEGQ; this comes from the coding sequence ATGATTCATGATTTTACAGAGACGATCGCTGCTTTTTATCGATTATATAACAAACGAAATCCTGATTATCCAATTAAATCCAGTGAAATGGGTATGCTTATTTATTTTTATAACAATATTGGCGCAACCGCTCTTGATGCCAGCAAATATTTTAAAATTACTAAGCCCTCAGTGACAACCGCGATTCAATCATTAGAGAAACAACATTTACTTGTCCGCGAACAAGATATCAATGATAAACGCTCATATAAAATTTTCTTATCTGATAAGGGGCACACCCTTGTAGAAGAAATGATTGAAAGTTTTAACAGCTATGCTACTTTGCTCTATACCAAACTCGGTGATGAAAAAGCAGCTCTTTTATCGTCATTATTAAAAGAAGCGACAACAATTTTAGAAACGGAGGGACAATAA